In Chryseobacterium gleum, a single genomic region encodes these proteins:
- a CDS encoding T9SS type A sorting domain-containing protein, translating into MKKISLSAFILCTALGIHAQEVVWQKDIQSSTQDFLSQVTTTIDQQYLITGSSIQSKSQSPAASSQKQNYGYDFHLIKLNQQGEEVWEKYFSGQNHDYLSATVTTQDGGFLLAGTSYSGKGLDKKEDSKGGSDIWLIRINEFGDELWQKTLGSSSDEEARAVIQTTDLGFFVAGNVQNSVKGYGSKDVWIIRLDKNGKELSQLILGGKGLDEVEKMIPTRDGGALLGIYSRSSEVRVSGSEQGSGMRDAGSASNVQNPNSVSRNSKQTENFGEGDYWIVKLDKNGKVEWEKNFGGKGDDHLRNLALTSTGFIIGGESRSERSGNKTVGIEEGTDLWLIALNERGDEQWQKSYNFGNRDILMGMSVISGKQEDGGGKSKGILLGGYTQAEGRIETDDETFWMLYLDQNGNEQWRKHVKGESRKKEERLSDLKLNRDGSIVLAGTSAEELGKENWKIVKLGDKQVDQLIEKYDIKIYPNPVSDYAYVEIGLDFKDADILLYDMSGRQLQSVKTKNKVTKINTQALVQGAYLITIKTDTNKTANAKLIKK; encoded by the coding sequence ATGAAAAAAATCTCTCTCAGTGCATTTATCCTATGTACGGCCTTGGGTATCCATGCCCAGGAAGTGGTATGGCAGAAAGACATCCAATCCTCTACCCAGGATTTTCTAAGCCAGGTTACCACAACCATCGATCAGCAGTATCTTATCACAGGAAGTTCTATACAGTCTAAAAGCCAATCGCCAGCAGCCAGCAGCCAAAAGCAAAACTACGGTTACGATTTTCATCTTATCAAACTGAACCAGCAGGGAGAAGAGGTCTGGGAAAAATATTTCTCAGGACAAAACCATGATTATCTTTCCGCCACTGTTACTACACAAGATGGTGGATTTCTTTTAGCAGGAACTTCATATTCCGGAAAAGGTTTAGATAAAAAAGAGGATTCCAAAGGCGGTTCCGATATCTGGCTGATCAGAATCAATGAATTTGGGGATGAATTATGGCAGAAAACGTTGGGAAGTTCTTCTGATGAAGAAGCCAGAGCGGTTATCCAGACTACTGATTTAGGATTTTTTGTTGCCGGAAACGTACAGAATTCAGTAAAAGGCTATGGCTCTAAAGATGTCTGGATTATCAGACTCGATAAAAACGGAAAAGAACTCTCCCAATTAATTTTAGGCGGAAAAGGTTTAGACGAAGTAGAGAAGATGATTCCAACGAGAGATGGTGGAGCATTACTGGGGATTTATTCAAGAAGTTCCGAGGTTCGTGTTTCTGGTTCTGAACAAGGTTCCGGGATGCGAGATGCGGGTTCTGCATCAAACGTTCAAAACCCAAATTCCGTATCCCGCAACTCGAAACAAACTGAAAACTTTGGTGAGGGTGATTATTGGATTGTGAAATTGGACAAAAACGGGAAAGTAGAATGGGAAAAGAATTTCGGAGGAAAAGGGGATGATCATTTGAGAAACCTGGCTTTAACGTCAACTGGCTTTATAATTGGTGGAGAATCCAGGTCAGAAAGATCAGGTAATAAAACGGTAGGCATTGAAGAAGGGACAGACCTTTGGCTGATTGCTTTAAATGAGAGAGGAGATGAGCAGTGGCAGAAATCTTACAATTTTGGAAACCGTGACATCCTGATGGGAATGAGTGTAATAAGCGGGAAGCAGGAAGATGGAGGCGGGAAGTCTAAAGGCATTCTGCTGGGAGGCTATACCCAGGCAGAAGGAAGAATAGAAACAGATGATGAAACCTTCTGGATGTTATACCTTGACCAGAATGGAAACGAGCAGTGGAGAAAACATGTAAAAGGAGAATCCAGAAAGAAGGAAGAAAGGCTTTCCGATTTAAAGCTGAACAGAGATGGTTCTATTGTTCTGGCTGGAACGAGTGCAGAAGAATTGGGTAAAGAAAACTGGAAGATTGTAAAGCTGGGAGACAAACAAGTAGACCAGTTAATTGAAAAGTATGATATTAAAATCTATCCTAATCCAGTATCAGATTATGCTTATGTAGAAATTGGTCTTGACTTTAAAGATGCAGATATTCTGTTGTATGATATGAGCGGAAGACAGCTTCAAAGTGTAAAAACCAAGAATAAAGTGACTAAGATTAATACCCAGGCTTTGGTTCAGGGGGCTTATCTTATTACTATAAAAACGGATACCAATAAAACGGCGAATGCTAAACTGATTAAGAAATAA
- a CDS encoding TolC family protein — protein sequence MNMMENSKTKNIITAIALSLVLASCKAPMATVIKDEVKENIPQNFNQEEQQDANNNSGTTPWRQFFTDPNLVTLIETALKNNQELLITLQEIEIAKSGVLAKKGRLSPTVSAGVGAGLKKSGRYTSEGAGDATTEIEPGKEMPDPLGNFEAGLNASWEIDIWKKLRTEKESAVAHYLSTVEGKNFVLSNLIEEVADNYYELLALDNQLDIIQQYIKLQQRALEISKIQKEAAAATELAVKKFEAELAKSKAAEYTIRQQITEKENEINALLGRYPQPIVRTKENFMSTIPQTVYTGIPSQLLANRPDIKQAELELKASKLDVEAARKEFYPSLEISATLGLEAFKPSYLVKMPESIAYNLAGELAGPLINKSAIKANFQTADAKQIQALYEYDKTILNAYLDVANLMSKVKNIDQYYQLKSQETKALDQSIDIANQLFRNSRADYLEVLLNQRDALDAKMELIEAKQKQLSTVVDIYKSLGGGWK from the coding sequence ATGAACATGATGGAAAATTCGAAGACTAAAAATATAATCACAGCCATTGCCTTATCGCTTGTACTTGCAAGCTGTAAGGCGCCGATGGCGACTGTTATAAAAGACGAGGTAAAAGAAAATATTCCTCAGAACTTTAATCAGGAAGAGCAGCAGGATGCTAACAATAACAGCGGAACAACACCGTGGAGACAGTTTTTTACGGATCCTAACCTTGTAACCCTGATTGAAACGGCTTTAAAAAATAATCAGGAGCTGTTGATCACTCTTCAGGAGATTGAGATTGCTAAAAGTGGTGTTTTAGCTAAAAAGGGAAGATTGAGCCCAACCGTTTCTGCAGGAGTAGGAGCCGGGCTGAAAAAATCCGGTCGCTATACCAGCGAAGGAGCCGGAGATGCTACCACAGAAATAGAGCCGGGTAAGGAAATGCCGGATCCGCTTGGAAATTTTGAAGCAGGCTTAAATGCGAGCTGGGAGATTGATATCTGGAAAAAACTCAGAACCGAAAAAGAATCTGCCGTAGCTCATTACCTTTCTACAGTAGAAGGAAAAAACTTTGTCCTGTCTAATCTTATTGAAGAAGTTGCGGATAATTATTATGAATTGCTGGCACTTGATAACCAGTTGGATATTATACAGCAGTATATCAAGCTTCAGCAAAGGGCATTGGAAATTTCCAAAATTCAGAAAGAAGCTGCTGCTGCAACAGAACTTGCTGTGAAGAAATTTGAAGCAGAACTGGCAAAATCCAAAGCGGCAGAATATACCATCCGTCAGCAGATCACGGAGAAGGAAAATGAAATTAATGCTTTGCTGGGAAGATATCCACAGCCTATCGTAAGAACGAAAGAAAACTTTATGTCTACTATTCCCCAGACAGTATATACAGGGATTCCGTCACAGCTGTTGGCTAACCGTCCGGATATCAAGCAGGCAGAACTGGAATTAAAGGCTTCAAAACTGGATGTGGAAGCAGCAAGAAAAGAATTTTATCCTTCCCTGGAAATTTCGGCTACATTAGGTTTAGAGGCTTTCAAACCTTCATACCTTGTTAAAATGCCGGAATCAATTGCTTACAATCTGGCTGGTGAACTGGCAGGACCGCTGATCAACAAAAGTGCGATAAAAGCTAATTTCCAGACAGCAGATGCAAAACAAATCCAGGCTTTGTATGAATATGACAAAACTATTCTGAATGCTTATCTGGACGTTGCGAATCTGATGTCGAAGGTTAAAAATATAGACCAGTATTATCAACTGAAGTCTCAGGAAACGAAAGCCCTGGATCAGTCTATTGATATTGCCAATCAGTTGTTTCGTAATTCCAGAGCAGATTATCTTGAAGTTCTTTTGAACCAAAGAGATGCACTGGATGCTAAAATGGAACTTATTGAGGCAAAACAGAAACAGCTCAGCACAGTAGTTGACATCTATAAAAGTTTAGGTGGCGGCTGGAAATAA
- a CDS encoding RHS repeat domain-containing protein gives MKKIFLLVICILSFNIYYSQSQSHNVGVTQPVPSVSSLTTYKNVPVSLQTGVPNILYPLINLPTNNKFVNINLGLSYHVGNISKDSWVSEVGKGWSILGSGVVSREILYDFDEVFDDATFHHYIKNEFDDIYNFNIPGESGKFRIVRNVAGNTFGIIALSPYTSKIEYTRTDNSATLILDSFTITSDEGIKYKFQDYNISMMNVWSWDHPNLGSYYVDKTYRSAFYLTSILDENDQELVKYTYLKDIKYITGTQTAESQTNKLSRIDVKDRGIVEINYTKNKFVNKKNDIFSIDNIILKNTRNAFIKKYKFNYSYNSDRTLDSFTQVDSYENDIEKTSFDYQGYSLPSGGSQSYFNKLRIKLPTGGVSEYNFEEIPYAFKDSLTTVMPPQVDIANISFNQFNANTKKYFFTIPQDKALNIEIYANQISGYPWSLTFFKKVGDNYNIMPYTVGPVVDADPNYPTVQSRTLTAGEYYITLSSAVPNATFSGSVNFRAFYYDGTPSEVTIKVPTASALRIKNIKSFDLDYNNVNDASVPSGIEEYEYNTFDDPDVSSGYFVDGGSVLGKSESGVVPANPVTIYKNVKVSHGNNTGYTKYYFKTVDAYPTQPTEEPNRPLWPNYNIMREGLLDKKEVYNATNQKQTEDNFDYTFEEFPGPRYLVTPINLGANFFLKTAWIKNQKVTSKSIFNSGSIQTTTETVKNTSNYKTSLERNTSFDGSIQETTYKYALDKNNQKLIDANMVGLPLDITTIVKKNASDTGKLLSRTETKYDNPGNKYPSSAVSYDSQNSVASEVIFSRYDAKGNLEEYTTKDGITVSVVWGYNKTQPIAKIEGAAYSQIAPYVSDIISKSDMAIVSEQDLQNSLDAFRNNTNLSNYQVTTYLFDSLNRMKTMTPPTGVRAVYQYDAAGRLQKIEDETGKALKKYEYNYGH, from the coding sequence ATGAAGAAAATATTTTTACTTGTAATATGCATATTAAGCTTTAATATATATTACAGCCAATCACAAAGCCACAATGTGGGAGTTACCCAGCCAGTTCCTTCTGTATCGTCATTAACTACCTACAAAAATGTTCCAGTCTCTTTACAAACAGGAGTTCCCAATATATTATATCCTTTAATTAATCTGCCAACAAATAATAAATTTGTCAACATCAATCTGGGACTGAGTTATCATGTAGGAAACATTTCCAAAGACAGCTGGGTAAGTGAAGTAGGAAAAGGATGGTCAATTTTGGGATCAGGGGTTGTTTCCAGAGAGATTTTATATGACTTTGATGAGGTATTTGATGATGCAACCTTCCATCATTATATAAAAAATGAATTTGATGATATTTATAATTTTAATATCCCGGGAGAATCCGGGAAGTTCAGAATTGTAAGAAACGTTGCCGGGAATACGTTTGGGATAATAGCATTAAGTCCCTATACTTCCAAGATCGAATATACTAGAACAGATAATAGCGCTACATTAATCCTGGACTCTTTCACGATAACCAGCGATGAGGGAATTAAATATAAGTTTCAGGACTATAATATTTCGATGATGAATGTCTGGAGTTGGGATCATCCGAATTTGGGCAGCTATTATGTTGATAAAACATATAGAAGTGCATTTTACTTAACCTCTATATTAGATGAAAATGATCAGGAGCTGGTAAAATATACGTATCTGAAAGATATAAAATATATTACAGGAACCCAGACTGCAGAATCCCAAACCAATAAACTGAGCCGTATAGATGTAAAAGACCGCGGAATTGTAGAAATTAATTATACCAAAAATAAATTCGTCAATAAAAAGAATGACATCTTCAGCATTGATAATATTATTCTGAAGAATACCAGGAATGCATTTATTAAAAAATATAAATTTAATTATTCATATAATTCCGATCGTACTTTAGATTCTTTTACTCAAGTAGATAGCTATGAAAATGATATTGAAAAAACAAGTTTTGACTATCAGGGTTATAGCTTACCTTCAGGCGGAAGTCAGAGTTATTTCAATAAATTAAGAATAAAGCTGCCTACAGGTGGGGTTTCTGAATATAATTTTGAAGAAATCCCTTATGCATTTAAAGATTCGCTCACAACGGTTATGCCTCCGCAGGTTGACATTGCCAATATATCCTTTAATCAGTTTAATGCCAATACAAAAAAATATTTCTTTACAATTCCCCAGGATAAAGCATTAAATATAGAAATCTACGCAAATCAGATTTCAGGCTACCCTTGGTCATTAACTTTTTTTAAAAAAGTCGGAGATAATTATAATATAATGCCCTATACAGTAGGACCTGTAGTTGATGCAGACCCAAATTACCCAACAGTACAATCCAGAACACTTACCGCAGGTGAATATTATATTACGTTATCATCTGCAGTTCCCAATGCAACGTTTAGTGGTTCTGTAAATTTCAGGGCATTCTACTATGATGGGACTCCTTCTGAGGTTACCATCAAGGTTCCTACTGCATCCGCATTAAGAATTAAAAATATTAAATCCTTTGATCTGGATTACAATAATGTAAACGATGCTTCAGTTCCGTCAGGAATTGAAGAATATGAGTACAATACATTTGATGATCCTGATGTTTCAAGTGGCTATTTTGTAGATGGAGGCAGTGTATTAGGAAAGTCAGAAAGTGGTGTAGTTCCTGCTAATCCTGTAACAATTTATAAAAATGTAAAAGTTTCTCACGGAAATAATACAGGATATACCAAATATTATTTTAAAACAGTAGATGCTTACCCGACACAGCCTACTGAGGAACCTAATCGACCATTATGGCCTAATTATAATATTATGAGGGAAGGTCTTCTGGATAAAAAAGAAGTATATAATGCTACCAATCAAAAACAGACAGAAGATAATTTCGATTATACTTTTGAGGAATTCCCTGGTCCCAGATACCTGGTAACACCCATAAATTTAGGGGCCAACTTTTTTCTGAAAACGGCTTGGATCAAAAATCAAAAAGTAACATCAAAAAGCATATTCAATTCGGGGAGTATTCAAACTACGACTGAAACAGTAAAAAATACAAGCAATTATAAAACAAGTCTGGAAAGGAATACTTCTTTCGACGGCAGTATTCAGGAAACCACGTATAAGTATGCCTTAGACAAAAACAATCAAAAGCTCATTGATGCCAATATGGTAGGTCTTCCGTTAGACATCACCACTATAGTAAAGAAAAATGCTTCGGATACAGGAAAATTGCTGTCAAGAACAGAAACCAAGTATGACAATCCGGGAAACAAATATCCCTCTTCAGCTGTTTCTTACGATTCTCAGAATTCTGTGGCTTCCGAAGTAATTTTCAGCCGCTATGATGCAAAGGGAAACCTGGAAGAGTATACCACTAAAGACGGAATAACGGTTTCCGTGGTCTGGGGCTACAACAAAACACAGCCAATTGCGAAAATAGAAGGAGCCGCATACAGCCAGATTGCTCCTTATGTTTCCGATATCATCAGTAAATCCGATATGGCAATCGTTTCCGAACAGGATCTCCAGAATTCCCTTGATGCTTTCAGGAATAATACAAACCTTAGCAATTACCAGGTCACTACCTATCTGTTTGATTCCTTAAACAGAATGAAAACCATGACCCCTCCTACGGGAGTTCGTGCCGTTTACCAGTATGATGCAGCAGGAAGATTGCAAAAAATAGAAGATGAAACAGGAAAAGCACTGAAGAAATATGAATATAACTACGGACATTGA
- a CDS encoding efflux RND transporter permease subunit encodes MFKKFIRRPVLSIVISLIIVFMGILSLVKLPVTQFPSISPPKVNITAEYPGANNELLIKSVVIPLERGLNGVPGMKYMTSDAGNDGEASIQVVFDLGTDPNVAAVNVQNRVSSVVNKLPPLVVREGVKITREEPNMLMYINLYSDDPKADQKFLFNYADINIMSELRRVSGVGFADILGTREYAMRIWLKPDRLTAYNISADEVMESLNEQSLEASPGKTGESSGKRSQSFEYVLKYPGRYNNEKDYGNIILKAKPNGESVRLKDVADIEFGSSMYDIYSTLNGKPSAAITVKQSYGSNASDVIKNVKALMKDLEKNNFPKGMHYEISYDVSRFLDASMEKVIHTLFEAFVLVAIVVFLFLGDWRSTLIPALAVPVSLVGTFAVMSAFGITLNMISLFALVMAIGVVVDDAIVVIEAVHAKMEEKHLSPLKATEEAMHEISGAIIAITLVMASVFIPIAFMSGPVGVFYRQFSITMASSIILSGVVALTLTPALCALILKNNHGKAKKKTPVTLFLDKFNNLFTKGAGRYEKLLNKTVTKKTITLPLLLAFCACTFFLSNSLPSGFIPAEDQGMIYAIIQTPPGSTLERTNQIARELLRESEDIDGVQSVSSLAGYEILTEGTGSNSGTCLINLKSWEERKESAAEIIEKLEEKAKNIPGANIEFFQPPSVPGYGAAGGFELRLLDKAGSGDYHKMEQVSNDFVKELKKRPELGSAFTFYSASFPQYMLRIDNDLAEQKGVTIEKAMDNLSTLIGSNYETSFIRFDRPYKVIVQAGPQYRALPTDLLKLYVKNDKDQMVPYSDFMRLEKVYGLSEMTRHNMYNSAQVSGTPAPGYSSGQAIQAIQEVADKTLPRGFGIDWAGISKDEVSRGNEAVFIFLVCLGFVYLILSAQYESFILPLPVILSLPVGIFGAFLCLKLLGLENNIYAQVAMVMLIGLLGKNAVLIVEFAVQKKAEEGIPVAQAAIEGAAIRFRPILMTSFAFIAGLIPLVIATGPGAVGNRTIGTAAAGGMLIGTVFGLMIIPGLYYIFGTIADKSRLARYEEENPLTEQTEPYEHDGKFED; translated from the coding sequence ATGTTTAAAAAATTCATTCGCAGACCAGTTCTGTCCATAGTAATCTCATTGATTATTGTATTTATGGGGATATTGTCATTGGTAAAACTTCCGGTGACACAGTTTCCATCCATTTCTCCACCCAAAGTAAATATTACCGCAGAATATCCCGGAGCAAACAACGAATTGTTGATTAAATCCGTTGTTATCCCTTTGGAAAGAGGGCTAAACGGGGTTCCCGGTATGAAATATATGACATCAGATGCCGGAAATGACGGAGAAGCGTCTATCCAGGTAGTATTTGACCTGGGGACGGACCCCAATGTAGCGGCAGTAAACGTTCAGAACCGTGTATCTTCTGTTGTTAATAAACTTCCTCCTCTGGTAGTACGTGAAGGGGTGAAAATTACCCGTGAGGAGCCTAACATGTTGATGTACATTAACCTGTATAGTGATGATCCGAAAGCCGATCAGAAATTTCTTTTCAACTATGCAGATATTAATATAATGTCTGAGTTGAGAAGGGTAAGTGGTGTTGGTTTTGCTGATATCCTCGGAACCCGTGAATACGCAATGCGTATCTGGCTTAAACCGGACAGATTAACAGCTTATAATATTTCAGCTGATGAAGTAATGGAATCTCTGAATGAGCAGAGTTTGGAGGCTTCTCCTGGTAAAACGGGAGAAAGTTCGGGAAAACGTTCTCAGTCCTTTGAATATGTATTAAAATATCCGGGACGTTATAATAATGAGAAAGATTACGGAAACATCATTCTGAAAGCAAAACCGAACGGGGAGTCTGTAAGGCTGAAAGATGTGGCTGATATAGAGTTCGGAAGTTCCATGTATGATATTTATTCTACACTGAACGGAAAACCTTCTGCAGCGATTACGGTAAAACAGTCATACGGATCGAACGCAAGCGACGTTATTAAAAATGTAAAAGCATTGATGAAGGATCTTGAGAAAAATAACTTTCCTAAGGGGATGCATTACGAGATCAGTTATGACGTTTCCAGATTCCTGGATGCCTCTATGGAAAAAGTAATTCATACCTTATTTGAGGCCTTCGTTCTGGTTGCTATCGTAGTATTCCTGTTCCTGGGTGACTGGCGTTCTACATTGATTCCTGCACTGGCAGTTCCGGTTTCATTGGTAGGAACATTTGCGGTAATGTCTGCCTTCGGAATTACCCTGAATATGATTTCACTCTTTGCCCTGGTAATGGCGATCGGGGTTGTAGTAGATGATGCGATCGTAGTAATTGAGGCCGTTCACGCCAAGATGGAAGAAAAGCATCTTTCCCCGTTAAAGGCAACGGAAGAAGCAATGCATGAGATCAGTGGAGCAATTATCGCTATTACACTGGTAATGGCATCCGTATTCATTCCGATTGCATTTATGTCCGGTCCGGTTGGGGTATTTTACCGCCAGTTCTCCATTACAATGGCTTCGTCCATTATCCTTTCAGGGGTTGTGGCCCTTACTTTGACACCGGCATTGTGTGCTTTGATCCTTAAAAATAATCACGGAAAAGCTAAAAAGAAAACTCCGGTTACACTTTTCCTTGATAAATTCAATAACCTGTTTACAAAAGGAGCAGGGAGATATGAAAAACTGTTGAACAAAACAGTTACGAAAAAGACAATAACGTTACCATTACTATTAGCATTCTGTGCATGCACATTCTTCCTCAGCAACTCTTTACCATCCGGATTTATTCCGGCTGAAGATCAGGGGATGATCTATGCTATTATTCAGACACCTCCGGGATCTACATTGGAAAGAACCAATCAGATTGCCAGAGAGCTTTTGAGAGAATCAGAAGATATTGATGGAGTACAGTCCGTTTCCTCTCTTGCTGGGTACGAGATTCTGACCGAAGGTACCGGATCCAACTCAGGAACCTGTCTGATCAACCTTAAAAGTTGGGAGGAGCGTAAAGAATCTGCTGCCGAAATCATTGAAAAACTCGAAGAAAAGGCCAAGAATATTCCGGGAGCCAATATTGAATTCTTCCAGCCGCCTTCCGTTCCCGGATATGGAGCTGCAGGAGGTTTTGAGCTTCGTTTGTTAGATAAAGCAGGAAGTGGAGACTATCACAAAATGGAGCAGGTAAGTAACGACTTTGTGAAAGAACTTAAAAAGCGTCCGGAGCTTGGATCGGCATTTACTTTCTATTCTGCAAGTTTCCCGCAGTATATGCTTAGGATAGACAATGATCTTGCGGAGCAAAAAGGAGTAACGATTGAAAAAGCGATGGATAACCTATCTACATTGATCGGATCTAACTATGAGACGAGTTTCATCCGTTTCGACAGACCATATAAAGTGATTGTTCAGGCCGGACCACAATACCGGGCTTTACCGACAGATCTGTTGAAACTGTATGTTAAAAATGATAAAGACCAGATGGTTCCTTATTCAGACTTCATGAGACTTGAAAAAGTGTATGGACTGTCTGAAATGACAAGACATAATATGTATAATTCTGCACAGGTAAGTGGAACACCTGCTCCTGGATACAGTAGTGGTCAGGCGATCCAGGCGATTCAGGAAGTTGCGGATAAAACACTTCCGAGAGGTTTTGGTATCGACTGGGCAGGGATTTCCAAAGATGAAGTAAGCCGTGGAAATGAAGCGGTATTTATTTTCCTGGTGTGTTTAGGATTTGTTTACCTGATCCTTTCTGCCCAGTATGAAAGCTTTATTCTTCCGTTACCGGTTATTTTATCGCTTCCGGTAGGTATTTTCGGAGCCTTTTTATGTTTAAAACTTTTAGGTTTGGAAAACAATATCTATGCACAGGTGGCAATGGTGATGCTGATTGGACTTCTGGGTAAAAACGCGGTATTAATTGTTGAATTTGCCGTACAGAAGAAGGCAGAGGAAGGAATTCCTGTAGCACAGGCAGCTATTGAAGGAGCTGCCATACGTTTCCGTCCGATCTTAATGACCTCATTTGCGTTCATTGCCGGATTGATTCCGTTGGTAATTGCAACGGGGCCGGGAGCAGTTGGTAACAGAACGATTGGTACAGCAGCAGCGGGAGGTATGTTAATCGGAACTGTTTTCGGGCTGATGATTATCCCTGGATTGTATTATATCTTCGGAACCATTGCTGATAAGTCACGATTGGCGAGATATGAAGAAGAGAATCCTTTAACAGAACAAACTGAACCTTATGAACATGATGGAAAATTCGAAGACTAA